In the genome of Pontibacter actiniarum, the window CCCCCGGCACCGGCTCCACCTCATAGCTCAGGCCAACGCACGGTGTGCTGCGGTCGATGATCGCGGTGGCTCCCTCGGCCGGCATCACCCCTACTTTTAACGAAGCAGGGCTTGTACTGCCACAGCCATTCTGGCCTGTTACCGTTATCGTGCCTGCCTCGCTGCCGGCTACTACCGTAATCGTGGCAGTACCCTGGCCGGTTGTAATGCTCCAGCCAGCTGGCACGTTCCAGTTGTAGGTAGCATCGGCCGTAGGGTTCTCAATGGTGTAGGTAACTGTTCCGCCAACGCACACACCTGCTTCCCCTACGATAGCGCCTGGTTCAACAGGCGCAGCAGGAGTAGGCCTTACTTCCATTTCAGCCGTGCCACTGTCACCGCAGCTGTTCTTCGCTGTCACTTTGATTTTGCCGGCCGTGCCGTCGGCGATTACCTCCAGCGTATTGGTGTTCTGCCCTGAGACGATCGTCCAGCCTTTCGGCACCTCCCACAGGTAGGTGTCCACGTTTCCGACGGTGTTGGCGGTAACGCTGTAGGTTGTGTTCTCGCTCTGGCATGGGGTAAATGAGCCGATGGTGATTTCCGGCACCAACGGGAAGGTTTGCGCCCTTGTCTCTGCCTTGGCAGTACCGCCATCTCCGCAGGAGTTAGTGGCGGTTACGGTTACCTCTCCACCCACGGCTCCCGCCGTAACGGTGATGCGTGTTGTACCCTGGCCGTCCGTGATAACCCATCCTGCCGGAACGGTCCAGCTGTAGCCGTTTGCGCCTGCTATAGGGTCAACGCTGTACTCGAGGCCGGTTGTGCCCTGGCAGAAGCTGCCTGCCGGCACTTTGATCGCGCCCGGTGCGAGCGGCGCACCCTGTGCCACCTCTACAGCCAGTTCAGCATCTCCGCTTCCGCCGCAGCTGTTTACAGCTACTACAGTTACGTTGCCCACTGCCTTCCCAATTTTCGCTTCTATACTTGTTGTGCCCTGGCCTGAGAGAATTTCCCAATCGCCCGGCACAGACCAGGTGTAAGAGCTGGCCGTGCTAACCGGATCAATACTGTACACCACAGTGGTACTGCTACATACTTGCGGAGAGCCGACAATTGACTCTGGTGTGGTTGGCGCAGCCGTGTTAACCGGAATATTACGGGAGATGGTGCCACCGTCGCCGCAGTCGTTGAGGCTGGTTACGGTCACGTCTCCGGCCGTGGCGTTTACTTTTACAAGGATGCTGGCTGTACCCTGGCCCGAAATGATCTGCCAGCCGGCAGGCACTACCCAGTTGTAACCGCTTGCGCCTGCCACTTCCTTCACAGAGAAGGTCACTTCATCGCCTGCACACACATCTATGTTTCCTAGTATGGCTTCCGGAGCGGCTGCCACGGCGGTAACCGGCGTCACCTGTAGCGTCCGGGCGAAGCCCGGCCCGCAGCCGTTCTCTGCTGTTACGCTAACCGTGCCTGCTGTTCCGTCGGTTTCTACAGTGATTGAGGTGCCGTTATCCTCCAGCACCTGCCATCCTTCCGGAACGCTCCAGTTATACTTGAAGGCATGCTGCACAGGATCGATGCTGAAGGTGTGCACCTTGCCGGCACAAGGGTAGAGGTTGCCGGTGATAGGGTCTGGCGTGGCCGGTACGGTATCCGTTACCACGGTGGCCAGCTGTGTTTCGCTGGTTACACCGCAGGCATTTACCGCTCGTACGCTAATCGTAGTTGGTTCAGTTCCGGCGTTCACCACGATGCTGGTGGAACCCTGACCGGATACAATCTGCCAGTCTTTGTCGCCCACCGACCAGAGGTAGGAAGAGGCACCGGCTACCGGCTCAATAGAGTACGTTACGTTTCGCTGATTGACACATGCAGAAGGCGGGCCAGTGATTGCGCCCGGCTGATCTGGCGGCGATGGTACTACCGTTACAGGCATGCTTGCCGCACCGCCCTCACCGCAGTCGTTCAGGGCGGCTACAGTTACTGCTCCCTCCATCGCACCGGCTGTTACCGTGATGCGGGAAGTGCCCTGGCCGGAGGTTATTACCCAGTCAGCCGGAACAGTCCAGGTATAGCCGCTTTCGCTGGCTACGGGGTTAACCCGGTATTCATAATTAACGCCATCCTGGCAAACCTCACTTGGGCCAACAATGCTGGTTGGTGGGGCAGGAGGAGTTATTTGTGGCTGCACGTCCAAGGCACTCACAGCACCTGTGCCGCAGCCGTTAACTACCGCCACTGTAACCTTGCCGCTCATGGCGCCTGTTGTCACCTCAATCGAGGTAGTGCCCTGGCCGGAGATGATGGTCCAGTCAGCAGGAACGCTCCACACGTAAGAGGCCGCATCTGTTTCTTCCGCAATGCTGTAGGTCGCGTTACTGTTTGCGCAGCCATACATTTTTCCTGTGATCGGCCCCGGGGCTACAGGCACGCCTTCCGCAGCAATTATTCTTAAAGAGCTCTTATCGCTTGTTCCGCAGTCGTTGATGGCCACTACGGTGATGTCGCCACCCTCTGCACTAGCATCTACTACGATTTTAACTGTTCCCTGCCCTTCTACGATATCCCATCCTTCCGGCACGGTCCAATAGTAATAAGTGGCGGTAGGCACAGGTTCAACAAAGTACTCCAGGCCAGTCTGGTTAGAGCAGGTGTAAGCTTCACCTGTTATCTGGCCGGGTGCAGGGCTTGGCGACGAAACCGGTTCCACGTGCTTGGCAACAGGCTCACTGACACCGCAGCCGTTCTCCAGCCTTACAGTGATGTCACCGGCCGCACTTCCGATCCGCACCATTACTTTTCTGGTGCCGTTGCCAGACACAATAGACCAGCCGTCTCCCGTTACTTCCCAGTTATAGGTTTTTGCGGTTGGCTCCTCTGCCACCTCAAACGGCATCACGGTACCCACGCAGCCCTGCGGGGTGCCGATGATTTCGGTGGGCATTTCCGGGGTGGCATCGTCTACGCGTACTTGCAGTGTTTGCGGAACGCTGCTTCCGCAGGCATTAATAGCCATGACAGACACTGTACCGCCAGTGGCGCCCGGGATCACGGAGATTTCTGTTGTGCCTTGCCCAGTTTCGATCGCCCATCCTTCCGGAACTGCCCAGCTATAGGAGCTGGCGTTGGCCACTGGTACGATGCTGTAGGTGGCGCTTGCAGTGCCACGGCAGATAGCGTCCGGCCCTGTAATAGGCCCCGGCTGCGGCGGCACATCGGCCTGCATGGTGACACCCAAGGCTCTGGCCGGCCCTTCGCCGCAGGTATTACTGGCCGTTACTTTAATAAAGCCTGACCTTTCCGGGTTAGGATTTGAACCCCCAACCGTTACGCGTATGGTGGTTGATCTGGTAGCGGGGCCGAGCGGCACAAAGCTCCATCCGGACGGCACACTCCAGGTATAGCGGGTGGCTCCGTCCACGTCAGCAATGCTGTACTCAAAGCTATCGCCCAAGCATACCTCCGCCGGGCCGTTGATCACACCGGTCTCTGACAGCAGCACGCAGAAGCTAAGATCGCCGGTGTTGTTCTGCCTTACCTCATCAATACCAATGCCGTACACCAGGCCCCGCAGGTAGCCTGCGCCCGCCTGGTTTACCCTTGCCACGATGGTGAGCGCCACCTCCTCCTGGTAAGCCAGAGAGCCAACAGCCCAGGCAGAGCCGCTGAAGCTGGTGCCGGGCCTGGAGGAAGTATAGCTCTGCATCTCTCCAGAGAACTGTATCCCTGTTACGACAACCCCTTCTTCGTTGGTAGGGCCGTTGTTGCGCACTTTAATGGTGTAGGAAATGGTTTCGCCGAAGGCATAGGTATCAGG includes:
- a CDS encoding ice-binding family protein — translated: MMSVVASAQQAPALGAVYEFGAVASSKITNTGNTVVHASIGVANGAIQGFPPGEYRRGYYQGGQLAKQAIADARVAYDFMAGQANTGTIASNNLTGSTITPGVYTINGDASLNGKLTLNGLSQRNPVFIIKVTGNLTLTKGEYELLNNAAGINLFWVVEGNVQVAQGAAALGNVFARGNIVMQDGAQLQGRLIAREGEIQLSNNVLNHPADLEIILSKTPGSKGPDTYAFGETISYTIKVRNNGPTNEEGVVVTGIQFSGEMQSYTSSRPGTSFSGSAWAVGSLAYQEEVALTIVARVNQAGAGYLRGLVYGIGIDEVRQNNTGDLSFCVLLSETGVINGPAEVCLGDSFEYSIADVDGATRYTWSVPSGWSFVPLGPATRSTTIRVTVGGSNPNPERSGFIKVTASNTCGEGPARALGVTMQADVPPQPGPITGPDAICRGTASATYSIVPVANASSYSWAVPEGWAIETGQGTTEISVIPGATGGTVSVMAINACGSSVPQTLQVRVDDATPEMPTEIIGTPQGCVGTVMPFEVAEEPTAKTYNWEVTGDGWSIVSGNGTRKVMVRIGSAAGDITVRLENGCGVSEPVAKHVEPVSSPSPAPGQITGEAYTCSNQTGLEYFVEPVPTATYYYWTVPEGWDIVEGQGTVKIVVDASAEGGDITVVAINDCGTSDKSSLRIIAAEGVPVAPGPITGKMYGCANSNATYSIAEETDAASYVWSVPADWTIISGQGTTSIEVTTGAMSGKVTVAVVNGCGTGAVSALDVQPQITPPAPPTSIVGPSEVCQDGVNYEYRVNPVASESGYTWTVPADWVITSGQGTSRITVTAGAMEGAVTVAALNDCGEGGAASMPVTVVPSPPDQPGAITGPPSACVNQRNVTYSIEPVAGASSYLWSVGDKDWQIVSGQGSTSIVVNAGTEPTTISVRAVNACGVTSETQLATVVTDTVPATPDPITGNLYPCAGKVHTFSIDPVQHAFKYNWSVPEGWQVLEDNGTSITVETDGTAGTVSVTAENGCGPGFARTLQVTPVTAVAAAPEAILGNIDVCAGDEVTFSVKEVAGASGYNWVVPAGWQIISGQGTASILVKVNATAGDVTVTSLNDCGDGGTISRNIPVNTAAPTTPESIVGSPQVCSSTTVVYSIDPVSTASSYTWSVPGDWEILSGQGTTSIEAKIGKAVGNVTVVAVNSCGGSGDAELAVEVAQGAPLAPGAIKVPAGSFCQGTTGLEYSVDPIAGANGYSWTVPAGWVITDGQGTTRITVTAGAVGGEVTVTATNSCGDGGTAKAETRAQTFPLVPEITIGSFTPCQSENTTYSVTANTVGNVDTYLWEVPKGWTIVSGQNTNTLEVIADGTAGKIKVTAKNSCGDSGTAEMEVRPTPAAPVEPGAIVGEAGVCVGGTVTYTIENPTADATYNWNVPAGWSITTGQGTATITVVAGSEAGTITVTGQNGCGSTSPASLKVGVMPAEGATAIIDRSTPCVGLSYEVEPVPGATTYTWAVPAGWSITSGQGTPKITVEPGAGKGDISVVVGNGGCVDEPLYITPSAIMAKSDLNFPNVFSPNNDGTHDTWKIKNLENYPDNEVTIINRWGNQVYHGKSYQGNWTGDNLSEGTYFYVVRVKLCDGEDKMFKGYVMIVR